The following proteins are co-located in the Amycolatopsis tolypomycina genome:
- a CDS encoding MarR family winged helix-turn-helix transcriptional regulator, producing MATNTTRPKAELDLADQLGHELVRLVRLINKAKSQVAKQGPDGIERAAYAILFTLIHEGPQRTSRLAESLHSEISTISRQSSSLVQHGLVERQADPEDGRACLLAPTPEGMRVFEENRKQRNQWLADVLGDWSDGDIQTLNRLFGRLNTGIENHSPQLADAHASAGAPAKGANA from the coding sequence ATGGCAACGAACACCACCCGACCGAAGGCCGAGCTGGACCTCGCCGACCAGCTCGGGCACGAGCTCGTGCGCCTGGTCCGCCTGATCAACAAGGCGAAGTCGCAGGTCGCCAAGCAGGGACCGGACGGCATCGAGCGGGCGGCGTACGCGATCCTCTTCACCCTCATCCACGAGGGACCGCAGCGCACCAGCAGGCTGGCCGAATCGCTCCACTCCGAGATCTCCACGATCAGCAGGCAGTCGAGCTCGCTCGTCCAGCACGGGCTGGTCGAGCGCCAGGCCGACCCGGAGGACGGGCGCGCCTGCCTGCTCGCGCCGACACCCGAGGGCATGCGGGTCTTCGAAGAGAACCGCAAGCAGCGCAACCAATGGCTGGCCGACGTGCTCGGGGACTGGAGCGACGGGGACATCCAGACCCTGAACCGCCTCTTCGGCCGGCTCAACACAGGTATCGAGAACCACTCTCCACAGCTGGCCGACGCCCACGCGTCCGCCGGTGCACCGGCCAAGGGGGCCAACGCATGA
- a CDS encoding MFS transporter, with protein MSTTVDQPVVAKEPPRLSHRQIVTILSGLMCGMFLAALDQTIVGTSIVKIANDLHGFDLQAWATTAYLITSTIVTPIYGKLSDIYGRKPFYLAAITIFVAGSLASTFAQSMYELAAFRAIQGLGAGGLMSLAMTILGDIVPPRERAKYQGYILAVFGLSTVLGPVLGGFFAGIDTLGGLHGWRWVFLINVPIGVVALFVVARVLNVPHQRHEHKIDWWGALTMVVAVVPFLIVAEQGQKWGWGDQKAILCYVIGGVGVIAFIVVEKWMKDAALIPLRLFKNSTFTVAIIGGVIVGVAMFGAITMIPQFLQVVQGKTPTESGLLMLPLMAGIMLSSIVSGRITGKTGRYKIFPIVGTLLIAGGAFFFAQVKYDSALWHPLTAAAIIGLGLGQCMQTLIIAVQNAGPRSDMGVSTASATFFRQIGGTAGVAIFLTVLFNTLLPNITKAFGGQLPAGAGASVGNLSENTSVIQTLPEAIRTPILVGFTDSITTVFYIAGAVALLATLVLLFMKEIPLTNAAPAAAAMEGGEALLDDHADEPTEIVEPVRPVDREPALVGGGKHALSTNGHGDYQAVSGALPITNSVADAAVDTPVGASGVPVTGHVRRQDGSHVAGAALTLIDQRGRQVARATGAADGSYSVPSQGPGQYVLIVSAHGHQPQASSVVISNGPATVDVTLTGSGELTGTVKAASTGEPLANVTVTLTDGRGEVNGAFITTADGTYAFVGVGAGAYTLVASGAGYRPVALTLTVPDSGVLRHDVELASSVLLTGTARTEGDRIVPDARITVLDAEGNVAAVARTDGEGRYVVSDLPAGAYTVVASGYPPATSQVELTGGEAGHDVRLSYDQALDELVDRS; from the coding sequence ATGAGCACCACCGTCGACCAACCAGTCGTGGCGAAGGAACCACCACGGCTGAGCCACCGCCAGATCGTCACGATCCTGAGCGGCCTGATGTGCGGCATGTTCCTCGCCGCGCTCGACCAGACGATCGTGGGTACCTCGATCGTCAAGATCGCCAACGACCTGCACGGCTTCGACCTGCAGGCCTGGGCGACCACGGCGTACCTGATCACCTCGACGATCGTCACGCCGATCTACGGCAAGCTCTCCGACATCTACGGGCGCAAGCCGTTCTACCTGGCCGCGATCACGATCTTCGTCGCCGGTTCGCTGGCCTCGACGTTCGCGCAGTCGATGTACGAGCTGGCCGCGTTCCGCGCGATCCAGGGCCTGGGAGCCGGTGGCCTGATGTCGCTGGCGATGACCATCCTCGGCGACATCGTGCCGCCGCGTGAGCGGGCCAAATACCAGGGTTACATCCTGGCCGTGTTCGGCCTGTCGACCGTGCTCGGCCCGGTGCTGGGCGGCTTCTTCGCGGGCATCGACACGCTGGGCGGCCTGCACGGCTGGCGCTGGGTCTTCCTGATCAACGTCCCGATCGGCGTGGTCGCGCTGTTCGTCGTCGCCCGCGTGCTGAACGTGCCGCACCAGCGCCACGAGCACAAGATCGACTGGTGGGGCGCGCTGACGATGGTCGTCGCGGTCGTGCCGTTCCTGATCGTCGCCGAGCAGGGCCAGAAGTGGGGCTGGGGCGACCAGAAGGCGATCCTCTGCTACGTCATCGGCGGCGTCGGCGTGATCGCGTTCATCGTCGTCGAGAAGTGGATGAAGGACGCCGCGCTGATCCCGCTGCGGCTGTTCAAGAACTCGACGTTCACCGTGGCGATCATCGGCGGTGTCATCGTCGGTGTCGCGATGTTCGGCGCGATCACGATGATCCCGCAGTTCCTGCAGGTCGTGCAGGGCAAGACGCCGACCGAGTCCGGGCTGCTGATGCTGCCGCTGATGGCGGGCATCATGCTCAGCTCGATCGTCTCCGGCCGGATCACCGGGAAGACCGGCCGCTACAAGATCTTCCCGATCGTCGGCACGCTGCTCATCGCCGGTGGCGCGTTCTTCTTCGCGCAGGTCAAGTACGACTCGGCGCTGTGGCACCCGCTGACCGCGGCCGCCATCATCGGCCTCGGCCTCGGCCAGTGCATGCAGACGCTGATCATCGCGGTGCAGAACGCGGGCCCGCGCAGCGACATGGGCGTCTCGACCGCGTCGGCGACGTTCTTCCGCCAGATCGGTGGTACCGCCGGTGTCGCGATCTTCCTGACGGTCCTGTTCAACACCCTGCTGCCCAACATCACGAAGGCGTTCGGCGGTCAGCTGCCCGCGGGCGCCGGCGCGAGCGTCGGGAACCTGTCCGAGAACACCAGCGTCATCCAGACCCTGCCCGAGGCGATCCGGACGCCGATCCTGGTCGGCTTCACCGACTCGATCACCACGGTGTTCTACATCGCGGGCGCGGTGGCCCTGCTGGCCACGCTGGTGCTGCTGTTCATGAAGGAGATCCCGCTGACCAACGCGGCCCCGGCCGCGGCGGCCATGGAGGGCGGCGAAGCGCTGCTGGACGACCACGCCGACGAGCCCACCGAGATCGTCGAGCCGGTGCGCCCGGTCGACCGCGAACCCGCTCTCGTGGGCGGTGGGAAGCACGCGCTGAGCACCAACGGGCACGGTGACTACCAGGCCGTCTCCGGCGCGCTGCCGATCACGAACTCCGTCGCGGACGCCGCGGTCGACACGCCCGTCGGCGCGAGCGGGGTGCCGGTGACCGGGCACGTCCGGCGCCAGGACGGCAGCCACGTGGCGGGCGCCGCGCTGACCCTGATCGACCAGCGCGGCCGCCAGGTCGCGCGGGCCACCGGCGCCGCCGACGGCAGCTACTCGGTGCCCAGCCAGGGCCCGGGCCAGTACGTCCTGATCGTGTCGGCGCACGGCCACCAGCCGCAGGCCTCCAGCGTCGTGATCAGCAACGGGCCGGCCACCGTCGACGTCACGCTCACCGGGTCCGGCGAACTGACCGGCACCGTGAAGGCGGCCTCGACCGGCGAGCCGCTGGCGAACGTCACCGTGACGCTCACCGACGGCCGCGGCGAGGTGAACGGCGCGTTCATCACGACCGCGGACGGCACCTACGCCTTCGTCGGGGTCGGCGCCGGGGCGTACACCCTGGTCGCCAGCGGCGCGGGCTACCGGCCCGTCGCGCTGACGCTCACCGTGCCCGACAGCGGCGTGCTGCGCCACGACGTCGAGCTGGCCAGCTCGGTGCTGCTCACCGGCACCGCGCGGACCGAGGGCGACCGGATCGTGCCGGACGCGCGGATCACCGTGCTCGACGCCGAAGGCAACGTGGCCGCGGTCGCCCGGACCGACGGCGAAGGCCGGTACGTGGTCAGCGACCTGCCCGCGGGCGCGTACACCGTGGTCGCGAGCGGCTACCCGCCGGCGACCAGCCAGGTGGAGCTGACCGGCGGCGAGGCGGGCCACGACGTCCGGCTGAGCTACGACCAGGCCCTCGACGAGCTGGTCGACCGGTCATGA
- a CDS encoding VOC family protein encodes MAKLMSVHHLALTVTDVDRSVPWYVRVLDLEEVTRREEPDTGLRKVVLRSAGDEFSVVLVQHADTGRRGFDERRTGLDHVAFRVHSAAELAEWESRLQEFGVHYQDAAPSRTFEGSRVVVFRDPDGIQLEIWADPEL; translated from the coding sequence ATGGCCAAACTCATGTCCGTGCACCACCTCGCGCTCACCGTGACCGACGTGGACCGCAGCGTGCCGTGGTACGTGCGTGTCCTCGACCTCGAGGAGGTCACCCGGCGCGAAGAGCCGGACACGGGCCTGCGCAAGGTCGTGCTGCGCTCCGCCGGCGACGAGTTCTCGGTGGTGCTGGTGCAGCACGCGGACACCGGGCGGCGCGGCTTCGACGAACGCCGGACCGGCCTGGACCACGTGGCCTTCCGGGTGCACTCGGCGGCCGAGCTGGCGGAGTGGGAGAGCCGGCTGCAGGAGTTCGGCGTCCACTACCAGGACGCGGCCCCGTCGCGGACCTTCGAAGGCTCGCGAGTGGTCGTGTTCCGCGATCCGGACGGCATCCAGCTGGAGATCTGGGCCGATCCAGAGCTTTGA
- a CDS encoding SDR family oxidoreductase, translating to MTLIVTGGSRGIGAAICTLAAARGHDVVVNYSGDPSPAEAVASQVRASGRQALAVRADVSSEDDVRALFDAAAELGPVTGLVNNAAIVGNTPGRLEDYEVDVVRRTLDVNVTGVFLCCREAVRRMSTRHGGEGGAIVNISSTAARTGSAGEWVHYAASKAAVDTLTFGLAQEVAADGIRVNAVRPGMIHTGLHAAAGLPDRMAKYAPQIPLGRAGRPAEIAEAVLFLLSAASSFTTGAILDVGGGR from the coding sequence TTGACGCTCATCGTCACCGGCGGCAGCCGGGGGATCGGCGCGGCGATCTGCACCTTGGCCGCCGCGCGCGGCCACGACGTCGTCGTGAACTACTCGGGCGATCCCTCACCTGCCGAAGCTGTCGCTTCGCAGGTGCGGGCTTCGGGACGGCAGGCGCTGGCCGTCCGCGCGGACGTCTCCAGCGAGGACGACGTCCGCGCGCTGTTCGACGCCGCGGCCGAGCTGGGCCCGGTGACCGGCCTGGTCAACAACGCGGCGATCGTCGGCAACACCCCGGGCCGGCTCGAGGACTACGAGGTCGACGTCGTCCGGCGCACCCTCGACGTGAACGTCACCGGGGTGTTCCTGTGCTGCCGGGAGGCGGTCCGCCGGATGTCGACCCGCCACGGCGGCGAGGGCGGCGCGATCGTCAACATCTCCTCGACGGCCGCCCGCACGGGCTCGGCCGGGGAGTGGGTCCACTACGCGGCCTCGAAGGCGGCCGTGGACACGCTGACCTTCGGGCTGGCCCAGGAGGTGGCGGCGGACGGAATCCGGGTCAACGCGGTCCGGCCGGGCATGATCCACACCGGGCTGCACGCGGCCGCGGGCCTGCCGGACCGGATGGCGAAGTACGCGCCGCAGATCCCGCTGGGCCGGGCGGGCCGGCCGGCGGAGATCGCGGAAGCGGTGTTGTTCCTGCTGTCGGCGGCATCGTCGTTCACGACGGGCGCGATCCTCGACGTCGGCGGCGGCCGCTGA
- a CDS encoding type II toxin-antitoxin system VapC family toxin — protein MIYLDTAALVKLVRHEAESVALVDWLDERPNTMLVTSALAEVELPRALRRSDPDLVAAVPAVLERVAKYEIDDLVRSTAAGYPSPELRSLDAIHLATAHAVFGRQLTSFVTYDKRLLAVAEAFGLPVRSPGAESAG, from the coding sequence ATGATCTACCTGGACACGGCCGCCCTGGTGAAGCTGGTCCGGCACGAAGCCGAAAGCGTCGCGCTGGTCGACTGGCTGGACGAACGGCCGAACACGATGCTGGTCACGTCGGCATTGGCGGAGGTCGAACTGCCCCGCGCTCTCCGCCGCAGCGATCCCGATCTGGTGGCCGCCGTCCCGGCGGTGCTGGAGCGAGTCGCCAAGTACGAGATCGACGACCTGGTACGCAGCACCGCTGCCGGCTACCCGTCACCCGAGCTGCGCTCGCTGGATGCCATTCACCTGGCCACTGCCCACGCCGTGTTCGGCAGGCAGCTGACGTCCTTCGTCACCTACGACAAACGGCTTCTGGCGGTCGCCGAAGCGTTCGGCTTGCCGGTCCGGAGTCCGGGCGCGGAATCCGCCGGGTAG
- a CDS encoding DedA family protein: MNVVSIEAAGVGVSWLDTAGPLLVWVIVLSFVLVECALIVGLFLPGDSLLFGAGVVLAQHGSDANAWFLSGAALIVAILGNQIGYYIGRTSGTKLIARRDGKVLNRHNLERAQRFLDRKGFFAIVAARWIPWIRTLAPLIAGAARMDRRRFLVATAFGGLLWVPTLVLLGYYGAGLLDSLPWLKTAALWISIAFFVFGTGYGVLRYRQEMRRPVDETDDARA, translated from the coding sequence GTGAACGTCGTGAGCATCGAGGCCGCGGGCGTCGGCGTGAGCTGGCTGGACACGGCCGGACCGCTGCTCGTCTGGGTGATCGTGCTGAGCTTCGTGCTGGTCGAGTGCGCGCTCATCGTCGGGCTGTTCCTGCCCGGCGATTCGCTCCTGTTCGGGGCGGGCGTGGTGCTGGCGCAGCACGGTTCGGACGCCAACGCGTGGTTCCTTTCGGGGGCCGCGCTGATCGTCGCGATCCTCGGCAACCAGATCGGCTACTACATCGGCCGCACGAGCGGCACGAAGCTGATCGCCCGCCGCGACGGCAAGGTGCTGAACCGCCACAACCTCGAGCGCGCGCAGCGGTTCCTGGACCGCAAGGGTTTCTTCGCGATCGTGGCGGCCCGCTGGATCCCGTGGATCAGGACGCTGGCCCCGCTGATCGCGGGCGCGGCCCGGATGGACCGCCGCCGGTTCCTGGTGGCGACGGCGTTCGGCGGGCTGCTGTGGGTCCCGACGCTGGTGCTGCTGGGGTACTACGGTGCCGGTCTGCTGGACTCCCTGCCGTGGCTGAAGACGGCGGCACTGTGGATCAGCATCGCGTTCTTCGTGTTCGGCACCGGCTACGGGGTGCTGCGGTACCGGCAGGAGATGCGCCGCCCGGTCGACGAGACGGACGACGCGCGCGCCTGA
- a CDS encoding type II toxin-antitoxin system Phd/YefM family antitoxin, whose amino-acid sequence MSQVPVRELNQDTAGVLARVKAGEDVEITERGTVIARIVPARPSPVSALIASGKLRAASVGGPMPRPQGPVRTDLEAGELLRQLRDDERY is encoded by the coding sequence ATGAGTCAGGTTCCCGTGCGCGAGCTGAACCAGGACACGGCAGGGGTCCTGGCCAGGGTAAAGGCCGGCGAGGACGTCGAGATCACCGAGCGTGGCACCGTAATCGCTCGCATCGTGCCGGCTCGGCCGAGCCCGGTCTCGGCCTTGATCGCCTCGGGAAAGCTGCGCGCGGCCAGCGTAGGCGGGCCGATGCCCCGCCCGCAGGGCCCCGTGCGCACAGATCTTGAGGCTGGGGAGTTGCTCCGGCAGCTTCGCGACGACGAACGGTACTGA
- a CDS encoding PfkB family carbohydrate kinase: MLLAGLCTVDVVQRVEELPAPGEKVQSLQVDVAAGGPATNAAVTAAALGAEATLLTVLGAHPLAALARTDLETHGVRLIDLAPDLLEPPPVSAAAVRARDGERTVVSRNAGGRHFHVKVPLLAADVILLDGHYPELALAVAREKKAPVVLDAGSWKPVLEDLLPLVDVAACSAHFTAPGPGLHERGVPTVITTAGPHPVRWSTADGGSGEVPVAAVEARDTLGAGDVWHGALAVAVTCEPTVTEWIRFANEVAAERVRHVGPRSWTTAIAGRNRT, encoded by the coding sequence GTGCTGCTGGCGGGTCTGTGCACGGTGGACGTCGTCCAGCGGGTCGAGGAACTGCCGGCGCCGGGCGAGAAGGTGCAGTCGCTGCAGGTGGACGTCGCCGCGGGTGGGCCCGCGACGAACGCCGCGGTGACGGCGGCCGCGCTCGGCGCCGAAGCGACCCTGCTGACCGTCCTCGGCGCACACCCGCTGGCCGCGCTCGCCCGCACCGACCTCGAAACCCACGGCGTCCGGCTGATCGACCTGGCTCCCGACCTGCTCGAACCGCCGCCGGTGAGCGCGGCGGCCGTCCGCGCCCGCGACGGCGAACGCACGGTCGTCTCCCGCAACGCCGGAGGGCGGCACTTTCACGTGAAAGTGCCCCTTTTGGCAGCGGATGTCATTTTGCTGGACGGACACTATCCGGAGCTGGCCCTGGCGGTGGCGCGAGAGAAGAAGGCGCCGGTCGTGCTCGACGCCGGCAGCTGGAAACCCGTGCTCGAGGACCTGTTGCCACTGGTCGACGTGGCCGCGTGTTCCGCGCACTTCACCGCGCCGGGACCCGGTCTCCACGAGCGCGGCGTCCCCACCGTCATCACCACCGCGGGGCCGCACCCGGTGCGCTGGTCCACTGCGGACGGCGGCTCGGGTGAGGTGCCTGTTGCCGCCGTGGAAGCTCGGGACACACTAGGGGCGGGCGACGTCTGGCACGGCGCGCTCGCCGTGGCCGTGACGTGCGAACCGACGGTGACGGAGTGGATCCGCTTCGCCAACGAGGTGGCCGCCGAACGGGTGCGGCATGTGGGACCGCGGTCGTGGACGACCGCGATCGCAGGAAGGAACAGGACATGA
- a CDS encoding PPOX class F420-dependent oxidoreductase yields MTDDTALKDFLAARHHGVLATIRRDGRPQLSTITYLYDSGTLIASITETRAKTKNMRRDPRVTFHVGSEDGWSYVVAEGRASLTAPAAAPDDDTVEALVDYYRRASGEHPDWAEYRQAMVTDQRVLLTVHVEKLLGLVR; encoded by the coding sequence ATGACCGACGACACAGCGCTGAAGGACTTCCTCGCCGCCCGTCACCACGGCGTCCTCGCCACGATCCGCCGCGACGGCCGGCCACAGCTGTCCACGATCACTTACCTGTACGACTCGGGAACGCTCATCGCGTCGATCACCGAGACCCGGGCGAAGACGAAGAACATGCGGCGCGACCCGCGGGTGACGTTCCACGTGGGCAGCGAGGACGGCTGGAGCTACGTCGTCGCCGAGGGACGCGCGTCGCTGACGGCGCCGGCCGCGGCACCGGACGACGACACGGTGGAAGCGCTGGTCGACTACTACCGCCGCGCGTCGGGCGAGCACCCCGACTGGGCCGAGTACCGCCAGGCCATGGTCACCGACCAGCGGGTGCTGCTGACCGTCCACGTCGAGAAGCTGCTGGGACTGGTCCGCTGA
- a CDS encoding nucleoside/nucleotide kinase family protein, translating to MTAFDDLLARAEGLTVRGQRNVLGIVGAPASGKTTLAWALANALGSRAAVVGMDGFHLAQVELRRLGRTERKGAPDTFDAAGYYHLIRRLAEGRETVYAPEFRREIEEPIASAVAVPPEVQLVITEGNYLLLPDDPWSAIRPLLTEAWFLAPDEPERIERLVSRHRRYGRSLVEAKQRALGSDQRNADLISQTRDRADLVLENLPLANFAI from the coding sequence ATGACGGCGTTCGACGACCTGCTGGCCAGGGCCGAGGGGCTGACCGTGCGCGGGCAGCGCAACGTGCTCGGGATCGTGGGCGCGCCCGCGTCCGGCAAGACCACGCTCGCCTGGGCGCTGGCCAACGCGCTCGGCTCGCGCGCGGCCGTGGTCGGCATGGACGGCTTCCACCTCGCGCAGGTCGAGCTGCGCCGGCTGGGCCGCACCGAGCGCAAGGGCGCCCCGGACACGTTCGACGCCGCGGGCTACTACCACCTGATCCGCCGCCTGGCCGAAGGCCGCGAGACGGTGTACGCGCCGGAGTTCCGCCGCGAGATCGAGGAGCCCATCGCGAGCGCCGTCGCGGTGCCGCCGGAGGTCCAGCTCGTGATCACCGAGGGCAACTACCTGCTGCTCCCGGACGACCCGTGGAGCGCGATCCGGCCGCTGCTCACCGAAGCCTGGTTCCTCGCCCCGGACGAGCCCGAGCGCATCGAGCGGCTCGTGTCGCGCCACCGCCGCTACGGCCGGTCGCTGGTCGAGGCGAAGCAGCGCGCGCTCGGCTCGGACCAGCGCAACGCCGACCTCATCTCGCAGACGCGCGACCGCGCCGACCTGGTGCTGGAGAACCTGCCGCTGGCGAACTTCGCGATTTGA
- a CDS encoding YceI family protein: MTGLRATFRTAEGWAVEHAVLTVTDPAGRQVARQAADVRGEVVTDALAPGVYTAVVTAAGYTPLARTAQIASDGSGSLGDVVLAPVAEAIELPPAGPWVIDPMHTSVVATARHLGIASIKARFPDVSGRIEIGRPAERSSVHAEIKAASIDTGIRMRDDHLRSPDFLDVDVHPVITFSSTGLRQRGADSWTLLGELTLHGERREVELELTYGGWGPDPWGGVRVAFHAETTLHRNDFAINYSAMVRAGVAAVGTTVKIELDVEAVQGETLPQF; this comes from the coding sequence ATGACCGGCCTGCGCGCGACCTTCCGCACGGCCGAGGGCTGGGCGGTGGAGCACGCGGTGCTCACCGTCACCGACCCGGCCGGGCGGCAGGTCGCCCGCCAGGCGGCGGACGTCCGCGGCGAGGTCGTCACCGACGCGCTCGCGCCGGGTGTGTACACGGCCGTCGTCACGGCGGCCGGGTACACCCCGCTCGCGCGGACCGCGCAGATCGCCTCGGACGGCAGCGGCTCGCTCGGCGACGTCGTGCTGGCCCCGGTCGCCGAGGCGATCGAGCTGCCGCCCGCCGGGCCGTGGGTGATCGACCCGATGCACACGTCGGTGGTCGCGACCGCGCGGCACCTGGGCATCGCGAGCATCAAGGCGCGGTTCCCGGACGTCTCGGGCCGGATCGAGATCGGCCGCCCGGCCGAGCGGTCGTCGGTGCACGCCGAGATCAAGGCGGCGAGCATCGACACCGGCATCCGGATGCGCGACGACCACCTGCGCTCGCCGGACTTCCTCGACGTCGACGTGCACCCGGTGATCACGTTCAGCAGCACCGGGCTGCGGCAGCGCGGCGCGGACTCGTGGACGCTGCTGGGCGAGCTGACGCTGCACGGCGAGCGCCGCGAGGTCGAGCTCGAGCTGACCTACGGCGGCTGGGGCCCGGACCCGTGGGGCGGCGTGCGCGTCGCGTTCCACGCGGAGACGACGCTGCACCGGAACGACTTCGCGATCAACTACAGCGCGATGGTCCGCGCCGGCGTCGCGGCGGTCGGCACGACGGTGAAGATCGAGCTGGACGTCGAAGCGGTGCAGGGCGAGACGCTGCCGCAATTCTGA
- a CDS encoding FAD-binding oxidoreductase, which produces MSNEALVTRLRDLLGKSAVLTDIDVTASYARDMMPLAPSGTPLAVVLPANAAEVQAVVKACAEAKVPIVPRGAGSGLSGAANAIDGCVTLSLTKLNEIVEIDAGNRLAVVQPGVVNLDFRNAVEKHGLFYPPDPSSYDWCTIGGNLSTNAGGLCCVKYGVTTDSVLGLEVVLADGSLLKTGRRTVKGVAGYDLARLFVGSEGTLGVITQATVQLKPLPQAPATLVAGFSTTEAAGEAVARVVREGLVPSLLEIMDASSIKASEAYLKTDLGAGSSCQALLLGQSDAGGEVARRELAALEEICVDCGADLAYTTEDLEEGRMLLQARRVVLTALETYGLWLTDDVCVPRTRIAELIRGCEKISAEVGLRIAVVGHAGDGNMHPTIVYQPDDPDEFERAQRAFDEILEVGLSLGGTVTGEHGVGKIKREWLAREIGPVGLRVHQEIKRALDPENLFNPGSMFSMT; this is translated from the coding sequence ATGAGCAACGAAGCTTTGGTCACCCGGCTCCGCGACCTGCTCGGCAAGAGCGCCGTGCTCACCGACATCGACGTCACGGCTTCTTACGCCCGCGACATGATGCCGCTGGCGCCGTCGGGCACGCCGCTGGCCGTCGTGCTGCCCGCGAACGCGGCGGAGGTGCAGGCGGTCGTCAAGGCGTGCGCCGAGGCCAAGGTGCCGATCGTGCCGCGCGGGGCGGGCAGCGGCCTGTCCGGTGCGGCGAACGCCATCGACGGCTGCGTCACGTTGTCGCTGACCAAGCTGAACGAGATCGTCGAGATCGACGCGGGCAACCGGCTGGCGGTCGTCCAGCCGGGCGTGGTCAACCTGGACTTCCGCAACGCGGTGGAGAAGCACGGGCTGTTCTACCCGCCGGACCCGTCGAGCTACGACTGGTGCACGATCGGCGGCAACCTGTCGACCAACGCGGGCGGCCTCTGCTGCGTGAAGTACGGCGTCACGACGGACTCGGTGCTCGGCCTGGAGGTCGTCCTGGCCGACGGGTCACTGCTGAAGACCGGCCGCCGCACGGTGAAGGGCGTCGCCGGCTACGACCTCGCGCGGCTGTTCGTGGGCAGCGAGGGCACCCTCGGCGTGATCACCCAGGCGACGGTCCAGCTCAAGCCCCTGCCTCAGGCCCCGGCGACGCTGGTCGCGGGCTTCTCGACCACGGAAGCGGCCGGGGAGGCCGTGGCCAGGGTGGTGCGCGAAGGCCTGGTGCCGTCGCTGCTGGAGATCATGGACGCGTCGTCGATCAAGGCGTCCGAGGCGTACCTGAAGACGGACCTCGGCGCGGGCTCGAGCTGCCAGGCCCTGCTGCTGGGCCAGTCGGACGCGGGCGGCGAGGTGGCCCGCCGCGAGCTGGCGGCACTGGAGGAGATCTGCGTCGACTGCGGAGCGGACCTGGCGTACACGACGGAGGACCTCGAGGAAGGCCGGATGCTCCTGCAGGCGCGCCGGGTGGTGCTGACGGCGTTGGAGACGTACGGCCTCTGGCTGACCGACGACGTGTGCGTGCCCCGCACGCGTATCGCGGAGCTGATCCGCGGCTGCGAGAAGATCAGCGCGGAGGTGGGCCTGCGCATCGCGGTGGTCGGCCACGCCGGCGACGGCAACATGCACCCGACGATCGTGTACCAGCCGGACGACCCCGACGAGTTCGAGCGGGCCCAGCGGGCGTTCGACGAGATCCTCGAGGTGGGGCTGTCGCTCGGCGGGACGGTGACGGGGGAGCACGGCGTCGGGAAGATCAAGCGGGAGTGGCTGGCGCGGGAGATCGGGCCGGTGGGGTTGCGGGTGCACCAGGAGATCAAGCGGGCGCTGGACCCGGAGAACCTGTTCAACCCGGGGTCGATGTTCTCGATGACCTGA